The Polyangium aurulentum genomic interval GCATACAAGTCCCTCACCGCGGAGGACTTCGCCGACGAGAAGGCCGACACGGGCCTCGCCGAGGCCGAGACGAACGGCGGCGTGATCCAGATCAAGCTGAAGGACAACGCCGGCGACATCACGATGAAGGTCGGCAAGACGAGCAAGGGCTCGAGCCGCTACGCGCTCAAGGAAGGCGGGGACGGCACGGTCTACGTGATCTCGTCCTGGTCGGCAGACTGGGCCGCGGCGGACCGCGCCAAGTTCGAGAAGTCCGACGACAAGAAGGGCAAGGACGACGGGCACGGCCACGACGCCGATCCCGCGGGCATGCCTGGAATGCCGCCCGGCATGGGTGGCATGGAGGAGTGATCGGCCCTCTCGGCCCGATCGCCTGAGAGAAGACGCCCGCCCGGAGCCTCGCGCTCCCGGCGGGCGTTTTCACGTCCAGCCGCCGGCCGCGCGCGGAAGCGCTTGACCGTTCCTGCGCCGCGTTCTAGGCCGCTTCAGCCATGAGAGCCTCCTACCGCTGGCTTCGCGAGCTCATCCCCGGCCTCGAGGCCACGCCCCAAGAGATCGCCGAGCGCCTCACGCACGCCGGCATCGAGGTCGAGGCCATCACCGAGTACGGCGCGGGCACCGGGCCCGTGGTGGTCGCCGAGGTCCGCAAGATCGAGCCCCACCCGACGCGCCCCAAGCTTCGGCTCGTGACCGTCGACCGCGGCGGCGCCGAGCAGCGCATCGTCTGCGGCGCGCCGAACGTCCCCGATCCCGGCGGCCTCGTGGCCCTCGCGCCCGTGGGCACGCACCTGCCCGAGGTCGGCGTGACGCTCACGCCGCGCGACATCGGCGGCGTGGTGAGCGAGGGGATGCTCTGCTCCGAGATGGAGCTCGGGCTCGTCGCCTCGGGCAAGAAGGAAGAGGACCCGGGCATCTTGATCCTGCGCGCGGGGATCGCCGCGCCGGGCACGCCGCTCGAGAAGGCCGAGCCCGCGACGCACGACTGGATCTTCCACCTCGGCCTCACGCCCAACCGGCCGGACGCGCTCGGGCACATCGGGCTCGCGCGCGAGATCGCCGCGCTCTTCGGCCTGTCGTGGACCCGCCCGAGGCCCGAGGCGCCCGCGCAGATCGCCGAGGGGGCGCGCGTCGAGGAGCACGTGTCGGTCACCGTCGAGGACACCGAGCGCTGCCCGCAGTACGGCGCGGCGATGGTGGTCGACGTGAAGATCGGCCCCTCGCCGGACGCGGTGCGCTACCGGCTCGAGAGCCTCGGCGTTCGTTCGATCTCCAACGTCGTCGACGTGACGAACCTGGTGATGCTCGAGTACGGGCATCCGATGCACGCGTTCGACCTCGAGGACGTGCGCGGCAAGAAGATCATCGTGCGGCGGGCGCGGGCGGCGGAGACGCTGAAGACGCTCGACGGCGCCGATCGCAAGCTCGAGGCGGACGATCTCGTGATCGCGGACGCGGAGGGGCCGACGGCGCTCGCGGGCATCATGGGCGGCGCGAACAGCGAGATCCACGCGACGACCGAGCGCGTGCTGCTCGAGTGCGCGTACTTCACCCCGCGGGGCGTGCGCCGGACCGCGCGTCGCCACGGCATGCACACCGAGTCGAGCCACCGGTTCGAGCGCGGCGTCGACGCCGGCGACCTCGAGGACGTGCTCGCGCGCGCGACGGCGCTGCTCACGCAGATTGCGGGCGGAAAGGCCGTGCCGGGGACGATCGTGGCCGGCGTTGCGCGCGCTGCGGGGAGGACCGAGAAGCTGCGCTCGGCGCGCATGAACGCGCTGCTCGGCGTCGAGGTGCCCTTCGAGGAGGCGACGGCGATCCTCGCGCGGCTCGGGTTTCCTGCCCGCGCGGCGGGCGGCGAGGGCGAAGGGCGGTGGGCTGAGATCGAGGTTCCCACGCACCGGCCGGACATCGCGGGCGAGGCGGACCTCATCGAGGAGGTGGTGCGCGTCCGCGGCCTCGGCACCGTGCCGACGGT includes:
- the pheT gene encoding phenylalanine--tRNA ligase subunit beta; the protein is MRASYRWLRELIPGLEATPQEIAERLTHAGIEVEAITEYGAGTGPVVVAEVRKIEPHPTRPKLRLVTVDRGGAEQRIVCGAPNVPDPGGLVALAPVGTHLPEVGVTLTPRDIGGVVSEGMLCSEMELGLVASGKKEEDPGILILRAGIAAPGTPLEKAEPATHDWIFHLGLTPNRPDALGHIGLAREIAALFGLSWTRPRPEAPAQIAEGARVEEHVSVTVEDTERCPQYGAAMVVDVKIGPSPDAVRYRLESLGVRSISNVVDVTNLVMLEYGHPMHAFDLEDVRGKKIIVRRARAAETLKTLDGADRKLEADDLVIADAEGPTALAGIMGGANSEIHATTERVLLECAYFTPRGVRRTARRHGMHTESSHRFERGVDAGDLEDVLARATALLTQIAGGKAVPGTIVAGVARAAGRTEKLRSARMNALLGVEVPFEEATAILARLGFPARAAGGEGEGRWAEIEVPTHRPDIAGEADLIEEVVRVRGLGTVPTVLPALRPQLPRKAFELQLRLRHAAVAVGLSEAITYGFVSQEEIAALGLPPARFRLINPITEARAVMRTSLLPGLLEALGRARRHGVQDVRLFSVGARFLPGPEGAKLADEVPSFAAVLAGSRQSVLSKPVEVDVYDAKGLAVELVERVTRQKAEVRHQPADGRAPYLHPRGAADVLVAGQVVGAFGPIHPDVADALDLGGSCVVVELDLRALDAVGAPVPQYRPIPVLPAATRDIALVVPDEVEAGAVGGAIREAGGDLCESVELFDLFRGGNIPAGQRSLAFHVVYRDPRASTEPDKARTLTDEEVDRRHKAVVEAVHARFGATLRGA